The Salinibaculum sp. SYNS191 genome has a window encoding:
- a CDS encoding NAD(P)/FAD-dependent oxidoreductase encodes MSPETRDVCIVGGGPAGLTAGIYTARAGLDTLVLDGGQPILERNAHLENVPGFPAGVNARRFLDLTREQAERNGCDRRETRVRAVERAPDGRFELDTDGDERLLADRVVCTSWADTDYLAGVEGVGLIERGSKTYVDVDGDGRTGVDGLYAAGRVAGSRHQTVVAAGDGANVALAAIEDSEVPFYHDWVAPEGYFTGRGREVPPGCEEIDDDERERREREAREVMRRHFSEPHPEEPTQHPSVEE; translated from the coding sequence CACCGCCCGCGCCGGCCTGGACACGCTCGTCCTGGACGGCGGGCAGCCCATTCTCGAACGCAACGCCCACCTGGAGAACGTCCCCGGCTTCCCGGCGGGAGTCAACGCCCGCCGCTTCCTGGATTTGACGCGCGAGCAGGCCGAGCGCAACGGCTGTGACCGCCGGGAGACGCGCGTCCGGGCGGTCGAGCGGGCCCCCGACGGCCGCTTCGAACTCGATACCGACGGCGACGAGCGCCTGCTGGCCGACCGCGTCGTCTGCACATCCTGGGCCGACACCGACTACCTGGCCGGCGTCGAGGGGGTCGGTCTCATCGAGCGCGGCAGCAAGACCTACGTCGACGTGGACGGGGACGGGCGGACTGGCGTCGACGGCCTCTACGCCGCCGGACGCGTCGCCGGCAGTCGACACCAGACCGTGGTCGCGGCGGGCGACGGTGCCAACGTGGCGCTGGCGGCCATCGAGGACTCCGAGGTCCCCTTCTACCACGACTGGGTCGCGCCGGAGGGCTACTTCACCGGCCGCGGCCGCGAGGTGCCGCCGGGCTGTGAGGAGATCGACGACGACGAGCGCGAGCGCCGGGAGCGGGAGGCACGCGAGGTCATGCGCAGACACTTCAGCGAACCGCATCCGGAGGAACCCACACAGCACCCCAGCGTCGAGGAGTGA
- the coaBC gene encoding bifunctional phosphopantothenoylcysteine decarboxylase/phosphopantothenate--cysteine ligase CoaBC: MLEGVNVALGVTGSIAAVKTVELAHELRRQGASVRAVTTSAAEGIIHPWALEFATDNPVVTEITGSVEHVELCGRDGWADVLLVAPATANTVGKMAAAIDDSPVTTCATTAFGADLPIVVVPAMHEPMYDHPGVLDALDRLEEWDVAFVDPRVEEGKAKIAAEDDIVTGVARATTEQTLADRHVVVTSGGTTESIDPIRTLSNRASGRTGRAVARACYVRGAEVTLVHDGPNVPWATVETVESAAEMLAAVEAHADDADALVSAAAISDYTVESSPEKIRSGQDELALELEPTPKLIDTIRESHPDLPIVGFKAESDGDDAAIAAKAREILDRAGLSFVVGNDTSVMGEERTRALVVRRDDYDVFEGTKTALGGRVADELAATLAP; this comes from the coding sequence ATGCTGGAGGGAGTGAACGTCGCCCTGGGCGTCACCGGGTCGATAGCGGCGGTCAAGACGGTCGAACTCGCCCACGAACTCCGCCGTCAGGGCGCGTCGGTCCGGGCGGTCACCACGTCGGCCGCGGAGGGCATCATCCACCCGTGGGCGCTGGAGTTCGCAACCGACAACCCCGTCGTCACCGAGATCACCGGCAGCGTCGAGCACGTCGAACTCTGCGGCCGCGACGGCTGGGCGGACGTGTTGCTGGTCGCGCCGGCCACCGCCAACACCGTCGGGAAGATGGCCGCGGCCATCGACGACAGCCCGGTGACGACGTGTGCGACGACCGCATTCGGTGCCGACCTCCCCATCGTCGTCGTCCCGGCGATGCACGAACCGATGTACGACCACCCCGGCGTGCTGGACGCCCTGGACCGTCTGGAGGAGTGGGATGTCGCCTTCGTCGACCCCCGCGTCGAGGAGGGCAAGGCCAAAATCGCCGCCGAGGACGACATCGTGACCGGCGTCGCGCGCGCGACGACCGAGCAGACCCTGGCCGACAGACACGTCGTCGTCACCAGCGGCGGGACGACGGAGTCTATCGACCCCATCCGGACGCTCTCGAACCGCGCGTCCGGCAGGACCGGCCGCGCCGTCGCCCGGGCCTGCTACGTCCGCGGGGCCGAGGTGACGCTGGTCCACGACGGTCCCAACGTCCCCTGGGCGACCGTCGAGACAGTCGAGAGCGCCGCCGAGATGCTCGCCGCCGTCGAGGCACACGCCGACGACGCCGACGCGCTGGTCTCCGCGGCGGCCATCTCCGACTACACCGTCGAGTCCAGCCCCGAGAAAATACGCTCGGGCCAGGACGAACTCGCCCTCGAACTCGAACCGACGCCGAAACTCATCGACACAATCCGCGAGTCACACCCGGACCTGCCCATCGTCGGGTTCAAGGCCGAGAGCGACGGCGACGACGCGGCCATCGCAGCGAAGGCCCGCGAGATACTCGACCGGGCGGGCCTCTCGTTCGTCGTCGGCAACGACACGAGCGTCATGGGCGAGGAGCGCACGCGCGCGCTCGTGGTCCGCCGCGACGACTACGACGTCTTCGAGGGGACGAAGACGGCGCTGGGCGGCCGGGTCGCCGACGAACTCGCCGCGACGCTCGCTCCCTGA
- a CDS encoding type IV pilin N-terminal domain-containing protein produces MRLRQILDDDSAVSPVIGVILMVAITVILAAVIASFVLGLGPSEAAPSAQFEFETNSTNSSYVDISHQSGDKIDASTLYTRGTLNGSDVHWSNNSSSGAYITDAISGDEVASGDRITVDAGTQDWELTVVWEKDDQSSELASQSA; encoded by the coding sequence ATGCGTCTGAGACAGATACTGGACGACGACAGTGCGGTCAGCCCGGTCATCGGGGTTATCCTGATGGTCGCAATTACGGTCATTCTGGCCGCGGTCATCGCATCGTTCGTGCTCGGACTCGGTCCGAGTGAAGCAGCACCGAGCGCGCAGTTCGAGTTTGAAACCAACTCGACGAACAGCAGCTACGTCGACATCAGTCACCAGTCGGGTGACAAAATCGACGCATCGACGCTGTATACACGGGGAACCCTGAACGGCAGTGACGTCCACTGGAGTAATAACTCCAGTTCGGGAGCCTACATCACCGATGCAATCTCGGGCGACGAGGTTGCGTCGGGCGACCGCATTACCGTCGACGCAGGGACGCAGGATTGGGAACTCACAGTCGTTTGGGAGAAGGACGACCAGTCCAGCGAACTGGCGTCACAGTCGGCATAA
- the hpt gene encoding hypoxanthine/guanine phosphoribosyltransferase, producing MHQLRESLLEAPIIEKEGYHYFVHPISDGVPMLRPELLREIVIRIIRKADIDDVDKIVAPEAMGIHISTAVSLMTDIPLVVVRKRSYGLDGEVSLSQVTGYSEGEMYINDVYEGDRVLILDDVLSTGGTLRGITSALDDIGADIADIVCVIKKADGENKVADAGYEPKTLINVVVEDGEVVIVDEDGDG from the coding sequence ATGCACCAGCTCAGAGAGTCGCTGCTCGAAGCCCCCATCATCGAGAAGGAGGGCTACCACTACTTCGTCCACCCCATCAGCGACGGTGTGCCGATGCTGCGCCCCGAACTCCTGCGGGAGATCGTCATCCGAATCATCCGGAAGGCCGACATCGACGACGTCGACAAGATCGTCGCGCCCGAGGCGATGGGTATCCACATCTCCACGGCAGTCTCGCTGATGACCGACATCCCGCTGGTCGTGGTGCGCAAGCGCTCCTACGGCCTCGACGGCGAGGTGTCGCTCTCGCAGGTCACCGGCTACTCCGAGGGTGAGATGTACATCAACGACGTCTACGAGGGCGACCGGGTGCTCATCCTCGACGACGTGCTCTCCACCGGCGGGACCCTCCGCGGTATCACCAGCGCGCTGGACGACATCGGCGCGGACATCGCCGACATCGTCTGCGTCATCAAGAAGGCCGACGGGGAGAACAAGGTTGCCGACGCCGGCTACGAACCGAAGACGCTCATCAACGTCGTCGTCGAGGACGGCGAAGTCGTCATCGTCGACGAGGACGGGGACGGATAG
- a CDS encoding GtrA family protein, with protein MSDRSLPSSLESLLSGARFGQFVSVGVVGAISDNTVLTALHLLAGVPELWAKAAGVETAIVVMFLVNEHWTFADQGAAGRWPFLKRLGKSHLVRSGGVTVQLTVYWFLVRYLDVTLEIAGTDLWFLAASPIAIAVAMSVNYVFESLFTWQVHLE; from the coding sequence ATGAGCGACCGCTCGCTGCCCTCGTCGCTGGAGTCGCTCCTCTCGGGGGCCCGTTTCGGCCAGTTCGTCTCGGTGGGCGTCGTCGGCGCAATCAGCGACAACACCGTGCTGACGGCCCTGCACCTCCTCGCCGGCGTGCCCGAACTGTGGGCGAAGGCCGCCGGCGTCGAGACGGCCATCGTCGTGATGTTCCTGGTCAACGAGCACTGGACGTTCGCCGACCAGGGGGCCGCGGGTCGCTGGCCCTTCCTGAAGCGACTGGGAAAGTCACACCTCGTCCGCTCCGGCGGCGTCACGGTCCAGTTGACGGTCTACTGGTTCCTGGTGCGCTATCTCGACGTGACTCTCGAAATCGCTGGCACCGACCTGTGGTTCCTCGCGGCGAGTCCTATCGCCATCGCCGTCGCGATGTCGGTCAACTACGTCTTCGAGAGCCTGTTCACGTGGCAGGTCCACCTGGAGTGA
- a CDS encoding glycosyltransferase yields the protein MTPAVGLVVPAYRPDVDRLSAYVRALHDALDLSTLRIELDAPREGVPEALADLEAEVNAVPYRRGKGAAVTAGFEALSTDVLAFADADGATPATSIAEVVQPVRDGQVGLSVGSRRHPEATVASHQTLARRYLGDGFAWLARRLLSVPLYDYQCGAKAIDADAWAKVRQHIYEPGFAWDVELVAIAGAMGYRVREVPVEWHDRPGSTVSPVRDSLRLGRALLTARHRAKRLSDSRLHAAIAARRDDSPALVDRE from the coding sequence ATGACGCCCGCTGTCGGACTCGTGGTCCCCGCCTACCGGCCCGACGTGGACCGTCTCTCCGCGTACGTGCGCGCCCTCCACGACGCACTGGACCTCTCGACGCTCCGCATCGAACTCGACGCCCCCCGCGAGGGGGTGCCGGAAGCGCTCGCCGACTTAGAGGCCGAGGTCAACGCCGTCCCCTACCGCCGGGGGAAGGGCGCGGCCGTCACCGCCGGCTTCGAAGCCCTGTCGACGGACGTCCTCGCCTTCGCCGACGCCGACGGTGCGACGCCGGCCACCTCCATCGCCGAGGTGGTCCAGCCGGTCCGGGACGGCCAGGTCGGTCTCTCCGTGGGGTCGCGCCGGCACCCGGAGGCGACGGTCGCAAGTCACCAGACGCTCGCCCGCCGGTACCTCGGCGACGGGTTCGCGTGGCTCGCCCGCCGCCTGCTCTCGGTTCCACTCTACGACTACCAGTGCGGTGCGAAGGCCATCGACGCCGACGCGTGGGCGAAGGTCCGCCAGCACATCTACGAACCGGGGTTCGCCTGGGACGTGGAACTGGTCGCCATCGCCGGCGCGATGGGCTACCGCGTCCGCGAGGTCCCCGTCGAGTGGCACGACCGTCCCGGGTCGACGGTCTCGCCTGTTCGCGACTCGCTGCGCCTCGGCCGCGCGCTGCTCACCGCTCGCCATCGGGCGAAACGCCTCAGCGATAGCCGGCTCCACGCCGCCATCGCCGCTCGCCGGGACGACTCGCCGGCACTGGTCGACCGGGAATGA
- a CDS encoding DUF2298 domain-containing protein, whose protein sequence is MEFGLVALWIAALLLLGLLALPVTSWLLADLDAGPFAVPLALATLTLVGHLVGHIGFPWPALAAGLVVLAGASALAIRRVTPAYRSFGEGAVVFVLAFLLVVGIRGFDPAAAPLPLAVGEKFLDFGMLKTLERAGTLPPEDFWFAGEPVRYYYGGHLTTTLVATLTGTAPKFAYNLGLAGFYATLVSTAYGLAGSIALPTGVPRRLAAGFGAFFVGVAANLVTATKVLVWLLPDAAAGLVVDVTGLPSDATSWSPGEFYYFDASRVIPTDPSVADTYPAATEFPFFAWLNGDLHAHMMSQPLMLLAGGLLLAYWRLPADNRRRRLLVLFGLLGPLAGVVGFTNLWSLPTVGGLTMLAVGLAPASPASLLPARYAERLPGGDSPVTRELRRAVLAIVVAVVVLLVGLVWTAPFWPVVLGGPGRTVGLWQAWTPLGNLLLVNGAFLAVFFVALARRTGATVERPGKVLAGFLVVVAAGVFFGFPALGIVAPLLVTAWWLCRSQDDAGFELALVMAGAGLVLVVELVTIQGERFNTIFKPYSQVWLFWATAAGVLLARLVTGWPADRLAVPRERLRRTGSVLAVVLVLSTLVYPAFALPAHVGGAGQTVQTEGPTLDATAYLDVEFPRDAPAIRWLDAREGQPTIVTAAPGTYRWNPDDGKGASAPASLTGLPAVLGWFHEEQYRGSEDYEERLGDVEDIYTTDDSDYQRRLLEFYEVEYVYVGPAERAAYGEITVGNAAGVRVVREFESVTIYRVA, encoded by the coding sequence ATGGAGTTCGGCCTCGTCGCCCTCTGGATTGCTGCCCTCCTGTTGCTCGGACTGCTCGCGCTCCCCGTCACCTCCTGGCTGCTGGCCGACCTCGACGCCGGCCCCTTCGCCGTGCCGCTGGCGCTCGCGACGCTGACCCTCGTCGGTCACCTCGTCGGGCACATTGGCTTTCCCTGGCCCGCGCTCGCGGCCGGACTGGTCGTGCTGGCGGGCGCGTCGGCGCTGGCGATTCGCCGCGTCACCCCGGCCTACCGGAGTTTCGGCGAGGGCGCGGTCGTCTTCGTGCTCGCCTTCCTGCTCGTCGTTGGCATCCGCGGGTTCGACCCCGCCGCCGCGCCGCTGCCGCTGGCCGTCGGCGAGAAGTTCCTCGACTTCGGGATGCTGAAGACCTTAGAGCGGGCGGGGACGCTCCCCCCGGAGGACTTCTGGTTCGCCGGCGAACCGGTGCGCTACTACTACGGCGGCCACCTGACGACGACGCTTGTGGCGACGCTGACCGGGACCGCCCCGAAGTTCGCGTACAACCTCGGGCTGGCCGGGTTCTACGCGACGCTGGTCTCGACCGCCTACGGTCTCGCGGGGTCGATTGCGCTCCCCACGGGCGTGCCGCGGCGGCTCGCGGCCGGCTTCGGTGCCTTCTTCGTCGGCGTCGCGGCGAACCTGGTGACGGCGACGAAGGTCCTCGTGTGGTTGCTCCCCGACGCCGCCGCAGGGCTGGTCGTCGACGTCACGGGGCTCCCGAGCGACGCGACGTCGTGGTCGCCGGGCGAGTTCTACTACTTCGACGCCAGCCGGGTCATCCCGACGGACCCGAGCGTCGCCGACACCTACCCCGCCGCCACGGAGTTCCCCTTCTTTGCCTGGCTCAACGGCGACCTCCACGCCCACATGATGAGCCAGCCGCTCATGCTGCTCGCCGGCGGACTGCTGCTCGCGTACTGGCGGCTGCCGGCCGACAACCGCCGGCGACGGCTGCTCGTGCTGTTCGGCCTTCTGGGGCCGCTGGCGGGCGTCGTCGGCTTCACGAACCTCTGGTCGCTGCCGACCGTCGGCGGCCTGACGATGCTCGCTGTGGGGCTCGCACCAGCCTCGCCGGCCAGCCTGCTACCGGCGCGGTACGCGGAGCGGCTGCCGGGCGGGGACAGTCCCGTAACCCGGGAACTCCGTCGCGCGGTCCTGGCGATTGTGGTCGCCGTCGTCGTCCTGCTGGTGGGGCTGGTCTGGACGGCCCCGTTCTGGCCGGTGGTGCTGGGCGGCCCCGGCCGGACGGTGGGTCTCTGGCAGGCGTGGACGCCGCTGGGGAACCTGCTGCTGGTCAACGGCGCGTTCCTGGCCGTCTTCTTCGTCGCCCTGGCGCGGCGGACGGGGGCCACGGTCGAGCGCCCGGGGAAGGTCCTGGCCGGGTTCCTCGTGGTCGTGGCTGCCGGCGTCTTCTTCGGCTTCCCGGCACTGGGCATCGTCGCGCCGCTGCTGGTCACCGCCTGGTGGCTCTGTCGCAGCCAGGACGACGCCGGGTTCGAACTCGCCCTCGTGATGGCGGGCGCGGGGCTGGTGCTCGTCGTCGAACTGGTGACGATCCAGGGCGAGCGGTTCAACACCATCTTCAAGCCGTACTCGCAGGTGTGGCTGTTCTGGGCGACGGCGGCCGGCGTGTTGCTGGCGCGGCTTGTGACCGGCTGGCCGGCCGACCGCCTCGCGGTCCCGCGCGAGCGCCTGCGCCGCACCGGGAGCGTCCTCGCCGTCGTGCTCGTCCTCTCGACGCTGGTCTACCCGGCGTTCGCGCTGCCGGCCCACGTCGGCGGTGCGGGCCAGACCGTCCAGACGGAGGGGCCGACGCTGGACGCGACGGCCTACCTCGACGTCGAGTTCCCGCGGGACGCGCCGGCCATCCGCTGGCTGGACGCGCGGGAGGGCCAGCCCACCATCGTCACGGCCGCGCCCGGCACCTACCGGTGGAACCCCGACGACGGGAAGGGTGCGAGCGCGCCGGCGAGCCTGACCGGGCTCCCGGCCGTCCTGGGGTGGTTCCACGAGGAGCAGTACCGCGGCAGCGAGGACTACGAGGAGCGACTGGGCGACGTGGAGGACATCTACACGACGGACGACAGCGACTACCAGCGCCGGCTGCTGGAGTTCTACGAGGTGGAGTACGTCTACGTCGGACCGGCCGAACGGGCGGCGTACGGGGAGATAACAGTCGGGAACGCCGCGGGGGTCAGGGTCGTCCGTGAGTTCGAGAGCGTGACGATATACCGCGTCGCGTAG
- a CDS encoding HAH_0734 family protein has translation MKKLIIHGDPGIRKGAVIEYDDEEWVCFGINRNGDWHGPDRPQLWCTIGKPDEEEAYERRQYISNHLDVDAIDADAVTVIKKKADA, from the coding sequence ATGAAGAAGCTCATCATCCACGGGGACCCCGGCATCCGGAAGGGCGCTGTCATCGAGTACGACGACGAGGAGTGGGTCTGCTTCGGCATCAACCGCAACGGCGACTGGCACGGCCCGGACCGCCCGCAGCTCTGGTGTACCATCGGCAAACCCGACGAGGAGGAGGCCTACGAGCGCCGCCAGTACATCTCCAACCACCTCGACGTCGACGCCATCGACGCCGACGCCGTCACCGTCATCAAGAAGAAGGCCGACGCGTAG
- a CDS encoding helix-turn-helix transcriptional regulator: MDQRTADVQFLTHSPNRGSVLRVVAEEGPLDRYDIEERVDATRRTVVRNLNELADRGFVTETDAGVRPTSLGAFLAESYDQFVTDTALADRLAPFLQHVPPSLFDLDPRHLADADVLTASETSPYAILDRTLELRRRASTISEIAPAVEKQSIEQLARRVRSGEDLEMTTIIPADAAEDAMTNPDYREAHLETLRAEGVEMFAHPERIPLFVGVLDETTALGSIRDGRPNALVTTTDPAAREWAEETIQAYKSRSEPHTA; the protein is encoded by the coding sequence ATGGACCAACGCACCGCGGACGTCCAGTTCCTGACGCACTCCCCGAACCGGGGGTCGGTACTCCGCGTCGTCGCCGAGGAGGGGCCGCTGGACCGGTACGACATCGAGGAGCGGGTCGACGCCACGCGCCGGACCGTGGTCCGGAACCTGAACGAACTCGCCGACCGCGGGTTCGTCACCGAGACAGACGCGGGCGTCCGCCCGACGTCGCTGGGGGCGTTCCTCGCGGAGAGTTACGACCAGTTCGTCACCGACACGGCGCTGGCGGACCGCCTGGCACCCTTTCTCCAGCACGTCCCCCCGTCGCTGTTCGACCTCGACCCCCGGCACCTGGCCGACGCCGACGTGCTCACCGCGAGCGAGACCAGCCCGTACGCGATTCTCGACCGCACGCTTGAGTTGCGCCGCAGGGCCAGCACCATCAGCGAGATAGCACCGGCGGTCGAGAAGCAGAGCATCGAGCAACTGGCGCGGCGGGTCAGGAGCGGCGAGGACCTGGAGATGACGACCATCATCCCGGCGGACGCCGCCGAGGACGCGATGACGAACCCGGACTACCGGGAGGCCCACCTCGAAACGCTGCGTGCCGAGGGCGTCGAGATGTTCGCCCACCCCGAGCGCATCCCGCTGTTCGTCGGCGTCCTCGACGAGACGACGGCACTCGGGTCGATCAGGGACGGCCGGCCGAACGCACTCGTGACGACCACCGACCCGGCCGCCAGGGAGTGGGCCGAGGAGACAATCCAGGCGTACAAATCGCGGTCGGAACCGCACACGGCCTGA
- a CDS encoding 50S ribosomal protein L44e — protein sequence MEMPRRMNTYCPHCNEHHEHEVEKVRSGRSSGMKKVNDRQRKRNSGIGNDGKFSKVPGGDKPTKKTQLTYRCGECGKAHQRKGWRAGRLTFQE from the coding sequence ATGGAGATGCCACGCCGGATGAACACGTACTGTCCGCACTGCAACGAACACCACGAGCACGAGGTCGAGAAGGTCCGCTCGGGCCGCTCGTCGGGCATGAAGAAGGTCAACGACCGCCAGCGCAAGCGAAACAGCGGCATCGGGAACGACGGCAAGTTCTCGAAGGTGCCCGGTGGGGACAAACCCACGAAGAAGACACAGCTCACCTACCGCTGTGGCGAGTGCGGCAAGGCCCACCAGCGCAAGGGCTGGCGCGCCGGCCGCCTCACGTTCCAGGAGTAA
- a CDS encoding 30S ribosomal protein S27e produces the protein MAGSFYKVACPDCENEQIVFGKAATEVACEVCGHTLARPTGGEAVLEGEVTETVEAR, from the coding sequence ATGGCAGGGAGCTTCTACAAGGTCGCCTGTCCGGACTGCGAGAACGAACAAATCGTCTTCGGGAAGGCAGCCACCGAGGTCGCCTGCGAGGTCTGTGGGCACACGCTCGCACGGCCGACCGGCGGTGAGGCCGTCCTCGAAGGCGAGGTCACGGAGACCGTCGAGGCGCGATGA
- a CDS encoding translation initiation factor IF-2 subunit alpha, translated as MKFSGWPDPGELVVGRIDEIEDFGVFVDLLEYEDKRGLCHISEVASGWIKNVRDHVNVDQRVVAKVLDVDESSQQIDLSLKDVNDHQRKEKIQEWKNEQKADKWMAIAFSEDMDDEQYAAIANELLANFGSMYDGFEQAAIHGTEALEETDLSEEEVEAIVQTARENVSVPYVNVTGYVDLECPTGEGVDVIREALQAAEGNGEVPEEIQLEVTYVGSPEYRIEVQAPDYKTAEAHLEESAERARSVVEQHGGTGLYHRERNEDDE; from the coding sequence ATGAAGTTCAGCGGCTGGCCCGACCCCGGCGAACTCGTCGTCGGGCGGATCGACGAAATCGAGGACTTCGGCGTGTTCGTCGACCTGCTGGAGTACGAGGACAAGCGTGGCCTCTGTCACATCAGCGAGGTCGCCTCCGGCTGGATCAAGAACGTCCGCGACCACGTCAACGTCGACCAGCGGGTCGTCGCGAAGGTGCTGGACGTCGACGAGAGCTCACAGCAAATCGACCTCTCGCTGAAGGACGTCAACGACCACCAGCGCAAGGAGAAGATACAGGAGTGGAAAAACGAGCAGAAGGCGGACAAGTGGATGGCCATCGCCTTCAGCGAGGACATGGACGACGAGCAGTACGCGGCCATCGCAAACGAACTGCTCGCGAACTTCGGGTCGATGTACGACGGCTTCGAGCAGGCCGCCATCCACGGCACCGAGGCCTTGGAGGAGACGGACCTCTCCGAGGAGGAGGTCGAGGCCATCGTCCAGACGGCCCGCGAGAACGTCTCCGTGCCGTACGTCAACGTCACCGGCTACGTGGACCTGGAGTGCCCGACTGGCGAGGGCGTGGACGTCATCAGGGAGGCGCTGCAGGCCGCCGAGGGCAACGGCGAGGTGCCCGAGGAAATCCAGCTCGAAGTGACCTACGTCGGGTCGCCGGAGTACCGCATCGAGGTGCAGGCACCCGACTACAAGACGGCCGAGGCCCACCTCGAGGAGAGCGCCGAGCGGGCGCGCAGCGTCGTCGAGCAACACGGTGGCACCGGGCTCTACCACCGCGAGCGTAACGAAGACGACGAGTAG
- a CDS encoding RNA-protein complex protein Nop10: MKSDILVCSDWKHAHERPVYTLGETCPDCGAAAVNSAPAPFNPEDPHGKYRRALKRRNRE; this comes from the coding sequence GTGAAATCCGACATTCTCGTCTGTTCTGACTGGAAGCACGCCCACGAGCGGCCGGTCTACACGCTCGGGGAGACCTGCCCGGACTGTGGCGCGGCAGCTGTCAACAGCGCGCCGGCGCCGTTCAATCCCGAGGACCCCCACGGAAAGTATCGACGCGCACTTAAGCGCCGCAACCGGGAATAG
- a CDS encoding proteasome assembly chaperone family protein, with the protein MDEFEIEAVAEPELTDPVLVEGLPGVGHVGKLAAEHLVEERDGDLVRRVYSTHLPPQVSVEDGLTQLACAEIHAVETDGQDLLVLTGDHQAQDTVGHYGLADTFLDIADDLGAERVFALGGVPTGELIEEYDVVGATTSEAQRDELEEAGVEFRGDEPAGGIVGVSGLLLGLGERRDVPAACLMGETSGYLVDPKSAQAVLEVLQDVLGFEIDFSSLEERAEEMEEVVRKIQEMEQSPAPTDEDLRYIG; encoded by the coding sequence ATGGACGAATTCGAGATCGAGGCAGTCGCCGAGCCGGAGCTCACCGACCCGGTGCTGGTCGAGGGGCTGCCAGGCGTCGGCCACGTCGGGAAACTCGCCGCCGAGCACCTCGTCGAGGAGCGCGACGGCGACCTCGTGCGCCGCGTCTACTCGACGCATCTCCCCCCGCAGGTCAGCGTCGAGGACGGCCTCACGCAACTGGCCTGCGCCGAGATACACGCCGTGGAGACCGACGGCCAGGACCTGCTGGTGCTGACCGGCGACCACCAGGCACAGGACACCGTCGGCCACTACGGCCTGGCGGACACCTTCCTGGACATCGCCGACGACCTGGGTGCCGAGCGCGTCTTCGCGCTGGGCGGCGTCCCCACCGGCGAACTCATCGAGGAGTACGACGTGGTGGGCGCGACGACCAGCGAGGCCCAGCGCGACGAACTGGAGGAGGCCGGCGTGGAGTTCCGCGGCGACGAACCGGCCGGCGGCATCGTCGGCGTCAGCGGCCTCCTGCTCGGCCTGGGTGAGCGCCGCGACGTGCCCGCTGCCTGTCTGATGGGCGAGACCAGCGGCTACCTCGTCGACCCCAAGAGCGCGCAGGCGGTGCTGGAGGTCCTGCAGGACGTGCTCGGGTTCGAAATCGACTTCTCCTCGCTGGAGGAGCGCGCGGAGGAGATGGAGGAGGTCGTCCGCAAGATTCAGGAGATGGAGCAGTCGCCCGCGCCGACCGACGAGGACCTGCGGTACATCGGCTAG
- a CDS encoding J domain-containing protein, producing the protein MFEDVVAGLPPWLVTGVLLGLCGTLVVAGAFLAAEWLIPGEQQRQRQRRSGESRRRMEFREYLDAIDEPYAEGHVVEGQRVAFYLPERDVAITFDPKAYYRIDRSETTAILVEHEVPGSALGSRLPFEVPDVSFGRRDGRSRVDPITAAFAELGVSAGASVDEVKRAYRRRVKDVHPDQGGDEDEFKRVREAYTLAKEHAD; encoded by the coding sequence GTGTTCGAGGACGTGGTAGCGGGGTTGCCGCCGTGGCTGGTCACGGGGGTGCTGCTGGGACTGTGCGGCACGCTCGTCGTCGCCGGGGCCTTCCTCGCTGCCGAGTGGCTGATTCCGGGCGAGCAACAGCGGCAACGCCAGCGCCGTAGCGGCGAGTCCCGTCGGCGCATGGAGTTCCGCGAGTACCTCGACGCCATCGACGAACCCTACGCCGAGGGCCACGTCGTCGAGGGCCAACGCGTCGCCTTCTACCTGCCCGAGCGGGACGTCGCCATCACGTTCGACCCGAAGGCGTACTACCGCATCGACCGCTCCGAGACGACGGCGATTCTGGTCGAACACGAGGTGCCCGGCTCGGCGCTCGGCAGCCGCCTCCCCTTCGAGGTGCCCGACGTCAGCTTCGGTCGCCGGGACGGGCGGAGTCGCGTCGACCCCATCACTGCCGCGTTCGCGGAACTGGGCGTGTCCGCCGGTGCGAGCGTCGACGAAGTGAAGCGGGCCTACCGCCGGCGCGTGAAGGACGTCCACCCCGACCAGGGCGGCGATGAGGACGAGTTCAAGCGGGTGCGCGAGGCGTACACGCTGGCGAAGGAACACGCCGACTAG